The DNA window GCCGACATTGGTGGCGGCCTCTTTGCCTGGTTTGCACCCTCCTTGCGGATCGAGGGATGCACTTTTGCCTCCAATCAAGCCGGCTTCGGATCCGCTGCGGTCGTTGGTTACTCGCATGCCGATTTTCTGAACTGCGTAATTGATTCGAATGTCGCTTTGACTAACGGCCCCGCAGGAATCCAATACGCGGTCTCTACCGGTACGCAGACCAATTGCTCCTATCGGTTCAACTCGATCCGGAGAGGACAAGGAGGTGCTGTGGCCATAACCGACACATCCGATGTCGTATTCAACAGCTGCCTGTTTCTGGGAAATGAGGTCACGGAAACGGAGGGTGATGGCGGAGCCGTCCATATTAGATGGGTATCGCAGTGCGAGTTCATCGATTGTCATTTCGCGCAGAATGCTTCAATGAGCAACGGCGG is part of the Candidatus Zixiibacteriota bacterium genome and encodes:
- a CDS encoding right-handed parallel beta-helix repeat-containing protein, with the protein product ADIGGGLFAWFAPSLRIEGCTFASNQAGFGSAAVVGYSHADFLNCVIDSNVALTNGPAGIQYAVSTGTQTNCSYRFNSIRRGQGGAVAITDTSDVVFNSCLFLGNEVTETEGDGGAVHIRWVSQCEFIDCHFAQNASMSNGGAIGAEDRCSVVVTNSSFVSNSSGYSGGAIVVADSSALALSYCSFAFNHSARGAALALSPSGEFG